In a single window of the Campylobacter iguaniorum genome:
- the purH gene encoding bifunctional phosphoribosylaminoimidazolecarboxamide formyltransferase/IMP cyclohydrolase produces the protein MRALISVSDKSGIVDFAKGLQNLGCEILSTGGTYKTLKDNGIKVIEVSEYTNSPEMFEGRVKTLHPKIHGGILHKRDDASHAAQAKEFGIGGIDLVCVNLYPFKETTIRTDDFGEIIENIDIGGPTMVRSAAKNFKDVIIVTDVNDYDMVLEKLEKKEDSYEFRRDMMIKAFEHTASYDSMIANYMNERFNGGFGAKRFISGSKVFDCRYGENPHQKGAAYEFDSFLSLNFSQVKGEASFNNMTDIHSAVAIASSFGDAPAVAICKHANPCGFAIGENELDSYIKALKCDPISAFGGVVAINGTLTKELALKTKEIFIEVIIAANIEDGVLELYSDKKRTKIFTQNNKYLVQAGDKWDFKHIDGGFVFQEKDYVNDDEVKNANLVTTKKANDSELNDIKIAWKIAALTKSNCVVYVKDATLLAIGMGMTSRVDAARAAVAKAKDMELDLNGCALASEAFFPFRDSIDVASKVGVKNIIQPGGSIRDDEVIAAANEYGMSMYFTGVRHFLH, from the coding sequence ATGAGAGCACTTATCAGCGTAAGTGACAAAAGCGGTATAGTGGATTTTGCTAAAGGTTTGCAAAATCTTGGATGTGAGATTTTAAGCACAGGTGGAACATATAAAACTCTAAAAGATAATGGCATAAAAGTAATCGAAGTCAGCGAATATACAAACAGCCCAGAGATGTTTGAGGGTCGCGTAAAAACTCTTCATCCAAAGATCCATGGCGGCATACTTCACAAAAGAGATGACGCTAGTCACGCTGCTCAAGCCAAAGAGTTTGGCATAGGCGGGATTGATTTAGTGTGTGTGAATTTATATCCATTTAAAGAGACAACTATTCGCACTGATGATTTTGGCGAGATTATCGAAAATATCGACATCGGTGGACCTACAATGGTAAGAAGTGCAGCTAAAAATTTCAAAGACGTTATCATAGTCACTGATGTGAATGATTATGATATGGTTTTAGAAAAATTAGAAAAAAAAGAAGATAGCTATGAGTTTCGCCGTGATATGATGATAAAGGCTTTCGAGCACACTGCAAGCTATGATTCGATGATAGCAAACTACATGAATGAGAGATTTAACGGTGGTTTTGGTGCTAAGAGATTTATATCTGGAAGCAAGGTATTTGACTGTCGTTATGGCGAAAATCCACATCAAAAGGGCGCTGCTTATGAGTTTGATAGCTTTCTTAGCTTAAATTTCTCTCAAGTAAAAGGCGAGGCAAGCTTTAATAATATGACCGATATTCACTCAGCAGTTGCTATAGCTTCTAGCTTTGGCGATGCGCCAGCAGTTGCTATATGCAAACACGCAAATCCTTGCGGTTTTGCTATCGGTGAAAATGAACTTGATAGCTATATAAAAGCTCTAAAATGCGATCCAATAAGCGCATTTGGTGGAGTTGTAGCGATAAACGGAACTCTTACAAAAGAGCTAGCTCTTAAGACAAAAGAGATATTTATAGAAGTGATAATCGCTGCAAATATTGAAGATGGCGTTTTGGAGCTTTACAGCGATAAAAAACGCACAAAAATCTTTACTCAAAACAATAAATATCTAGTCCAAGCTGGCGACAAATGGGATTTCAAGCACATTGATGGTGGGTTTGTCTTCCAAGAAAAAGACTATGTAAATGACGATGAGGTAAAAAACGCAAATTTAGTAACAACAAAAAAAGCAAACGATAGTGAGCTAAATGATATAAAAATCGCTTGGAAAATAGCAGCGCTTACTAAGTCAAACTGCGTAGTTTACGTAAAAGACGCAACTCTTTTAGCTATTGGTATGGGTATGACAAGCAGAGTAGACGCGGCGCGCGCTGCAGTGGCAAAGGCAAAAGATATGGAGCTTGACTTAAATGGCTGCGCACTTGCTAGCGAGGCGTTTTTTCCATTTAGAGATAGCATAGATGTAGCTAGCAAAGTAGGGGTAAAAAACATCATCCAACCAGGTGGAAGCATACGCGATGATGAGGTTATCGCTGCAGCTAACGAGTATGGAATGAGTATGTACTTTACTGGTGTTCGCCACTTCTTACATTAA
- a CDS encoding metal-sulfur cluster assembly factor, translating to MIDKIYNELSKVVDPEIGFDIVSLGLIYDVKMQGDKAIVTMTFSTKSCPLHELILEWVQNAVQNVAKECEINLVWEPAWDISMAKEEVRNQLR from the coding sequence ATGATAGATAAAATTTATAATGAGCTTAGCAAGGTAGTCGATCCAGAAATCGGATTTGATATAGTTTCGCTTGGTCTGATTTATGATGTAAAAATGCAAGGAGATAAAGCTATAGTCACGATGACGTTCTCTACAAAGAGTTGCCCTTTGCATGAGCTTATCTTAGAATGGGTGCAAAATGCTGTGCAAAATGTCGCAAAAGAGTGTGAGATAAATTTGGTCTGGGAGCCAGCTTGGGATATAAGTATGGCAAAAGAGGAGGTCAGAAATCAGCTAAGATGA
- a CDS encoding methyl-accepting chemotaxis protein, with protein MAQNSAKSVENETLNLNKSAAELSNSADEGKEQAKSSYEISQLVSDELQESRQMAYKASEVNKKSFDELGDMINSLKQVVDNLNLSNVKEQEVAQRTNLVVKQTEDMRKVLDVIGEVADQTNLLALNAAIEAARAGDMGRGFAVVAEEVRVLAERTNESLKDIDASAQSMINGVRELGVLLNGNAKNISSLSEEANMLMTQAKSTQDITTESMNIATEVAAKSININVKIEQLLERSKISANLLDRNAKIASEFIEVSQSLKDVALDLEENLNKFKT; from the coding sequence ATAGCCCAAAACAGCGCAAAAAGTGTAGAAAACGAGACTTTAAATTTAAACAAAAGTGCGGCTGAGCTATCAAATAGCGCTGATGAGGGAAAAGAACAAGCCAAAAGCTCATACGAGATAAGCCAGCTTGTAAGTGATGAGCTTCAAGAATCAAGACAAATGGCATATAAAGCTTCTGAGGTAAATAAAAAATCTTTTGATGAGCTTGGAGATATGATAAACTCATTAAAACAAGTCGTCGATAATCTCAATCTATCAAATGTCAAAGAGCAAGAAGTCGCCCAAAGAACAAATTTGGTCGTCAAACAAACTGAAGATATGAGAAAAGTCCTTGACGTCATCGGCGAAGTGGCAGATCAGACAAACTTGCTTGCGCTAAACGCAGCTATAGAAGCAGCAAGGGCTGGAGATATGGGTCGTGGATTTGCGGTGGTCGCTGAAGAGGTCAGGGTGCTAGCTGAAAGGACAAATGAATCGCTAAAAGATATAGACGCAAGCGCTCAAAGTATGATAAATGGCGTAAGAGAGCTTGGAGTATTGCTAAATGGAAACGCTAAAAATATATCTTCACTTAGCGAAGAGGCAAATATGCTTATGACTCAAGCTAAATCAACCCAAGATATAACAACTGAATCTATGAATATAGCCACTGAAGTCGCAGCAAAAAGTATAAATATAAATGTCAAAATAGAGCAGTTGCTAGAACGCTCTAAAATATCTGCAAATCTACTAGATAGAAATGCGAAAATAGCAAGTGAGTTCATAGAAGTATCTCAAAGTCTAAAAGATGTGGCGCTAGACCTAGAAGAGAATCTAAATAAATTTAAAACTTGA
- a CDS encoding BaiN/RdsA family NAD(P)/FAD-dependent oxidoreductase: MINTQDKIYDILIVGGGAAGLFLAANLRSKSVAILEKNANFGKKILASGGGRCNITNKFINANKYLGDYEFIKNATENLSHKDVLNFFSELKFSEEKNNQFFCKSSSKDVLNALLKRLNHCDKFTSCDVTNITKNGDLFKIQTNNLNFKAKNVVIASGGMSYKALGASDVGYKIAQSFGHSVQKPLPALVGFSVQKDEFWFKNLSGVSFFAKANIASKELSGDLLFTHKGISGPLILNCSLFWEKGQIVLDFLPDFKIDKFKNSQKQLSTILPTPKRFTKEFLLSQELADKPVNKYNNLEMQTIKKLEAYSFAPAGNFGFERAEITKGGVKTDELTSNFQSKNIDGLFFIGEVLDVSGMLGGFNIHFAFASAFTLSTYLNKGY; this comes from the coding sequence TTGATTAATACTCAAGATAAAATTTATGATATTTTAATAGTTGGAGGTGGCGCTGCTGGGCTGTTTTTGGCTGCAAATTTACGCTCAAAAAGCGTCGCTATTTTAGAAAAAAACGCAAACTTTGGCAAAAAAATTCTCGCAAGCGGTGGCGGGCGTTGTAACATCACAAATAAATTTATAAACGCCAATAAATATTTAGGCGACTATGAATTTATAAAAAATGCAACCGAAAATTTGAGCCATAAAGATGTTTTGAACTTTTTTAGTGAGCTTAAATTTAGCGAAGAAAAAAATAATCAGTTTTTTTGTAAAAGCTCTTCAAAAGACGTTTTAAATGCACTTTTAAAGCGTCTTAATCACTGCGATAAATTTACTAGTTGCGATGTCACAAATATAACTAAAAATGGTGATTTATTCAAAATCCAAACAAATAATTTGAATTTCAAAGCCAAAAATGTAGTTATCGCAAGCGGCGGAATGAGCTATAAGGCACTTGGCGCTAGTGACGTGGGATACAAAATCGCTCAAAGCTTCGGGCATAGTGTCCAAAAACCACTCCCAGCTCTTGTGGGATTTAGCGTTCAAAAAGATGAGTTTTGGTTTAAAAATTTAAGTGGGGTTTCTTTTTTTGCAAAGGCAAATATCGCTAGCAAGGAGCTTAGCGGAGATCTTCTTTTTACTCATAAAGGCATAAGTGGGCCACTTATCTTAAACTGTTCTTTATTTTGGGAGAAAGGTCAGATTGTTTTGGATTTTTTGCCTGATTTTAAAATAGATAAATTTAAAAACTCGCAAAAGCAACTCAGCACTATTTTGCCGACCCCAAAACGCTTCACAAAAGAGTTCTTACTCTCGCAAGAATTAGCCGATAAGCCTGTAAATAAATACAATAATCTTGAAATGCAAACGATCAAAAAGCTTGAAGCTTACAGTTTCGCACCTGCTGGAAATTTTGGTTTTGAAAGAGCTGAGATCACAAAAGGTGGAGTAAAAACTGATGAACTTACTTCAAATTTCCAGAGCAAAAATATAGATGGGCTATTTTTTATCGGTGAAGTTTTGGACGTGAGCGGAATGCTTGGGGGATTTAATATACATTTTGCATTTGCTAGTGCTTTTACGCTATCGACCTATCTAAATAAAGGCTACTAA